In Rhodanobacteraceae bacterium, the following proteins share a genomic window:
- a CDS encoding tail fiber domain-containing protein yields the protein MRRLATLLLLAPAAAAADTFRYDGWLTDGAQAAQGRYDLQLRVFPAEKAGAALAQALEFPAVEVREGRFEVAFELPDGSPPEAWVELSVRGPGSTGFSRIAQRTKAVAAPTIGQCWSATGDTLTNPNFNFLGTIDLQPLVLRAANARSLRLDPANIFTGGLPITHNVLGGSHANSIVAGRRGVTISGGGTPMGDPDPNVPGEGPQVASGSYATIGGGAGNAAGGEFAHFATVGGGSTNQASGFAATIGGGFGNLASGNAATIAGGNGNTAEGNQATVAGGVSNIASGFQPVVGGGTNNIASGSAATVPGGVGNCAGGAFSFAAGAGAIVRAGSGSGASCGAIPAVGTFGDSGTFLWADRGTAGGIETIVSAGSNQFLARSRGGVVFQDVIAGETDTRRPRGYFNAVAGDSGIAQPASPSANTVASFESDTDAFIRVLTPDAEERGIAFGEPGGGLSDGAIVYSPANTLQFRTNGNVTRMTLGADGTLTLNTLGAAGSTAVCRNASSQLSTCSSSARYKRDIQDLPLGLDAVLRLRPVSYVWKEGGMADVGFVAEEVARIDERLVTRNAQGQVEGVKYERLSALLAGAAQQLAAQASLQQQAIERLEGDSHALREELRALRADLEALRHGRH from the coding sequence ATGCGTCGCCTTGCCACCCTCCTGCTGCTCGCACCGGCCGCTGCGGCGGCTGACACCTTCCGCTACGACGGATGGCTGACCGACGGCGCACAAGCCGCGCAAGGTCGCTACGACCTGCAGCTGCGCGTGTTCCCGGCCGAGAAAGCCGGCGCGGCGCTGGCGCAGGCGCTCGAGTTTCCCGCCGTCGAGGTGCGCGAGGGCCGCTTTGAGGTTGCGTTCGAGTTGCCGGACGGCAGCCCGCCGGAGGCCTGGGTGGAACTGTCGGTGCGCGGCCCGGGCAGCACCGGATTCAGCCGCATCGCGCAACGCACCAAGGCGGTGGCGGCACCCACCATCGGCCAGTGCTGGTCCGCCACCGGCGACACCCTGACCAACCCGAACTTCAACTTCCTCGGCACCATCGACCTGCAGCCGCTGGTGCTGCGCGCTGCCAATGCCCGCAGCCTGCGCCTGGACCCGGCCAACATCTTCACCGGCGGCCTGCCGATCACCCACAACGTGCTCGGCGGATCGCACGCCAACAGCATCGTCGCCGGCCGGCGCGGCGTCACCATCAGCGGCGGCGGCACGCCCATGGGCGACCCGGACCCCAATGTACCCGGCGAGGGCCCGCAGGTGGCTTCGGGGAGCTACGCCACGATCGGCGGCGGCGCCGGCAACGCCGCCGGGGGTGAGTTCGCGCACTTCGCCACGGTCGGCGGCGGTTCCACCAACCAGGCCAGCGGCTTTGCCGCGACGATCGGGGGTGGATTCGGCAATCTCGCCAGCGGCAATGCCGCCACCATCGCCGGCGGCAATGGCAACACCGCCGAGGGCAACCAGGCGACGGTGGCGGGCGGCGTCAGCAACATCGCCAGTGGCTTCCAGCCGGTCGTCGGCGGCGGCACCAACAACATCGCCAGCGGTTCGGCTGCGACGGTCCCCGGCGGGGTCGGCAACTGCGCCGGTGGCGCGTTCAGCTTCGCCGCCGGAGCCGGCGCGATCGTGCGCGCGGGCTCGGGCTCCGGCGCGAGTTGTGGGGCGATCCCGGCGGTGGGCACCTTCGGCGACAGCGGCACCTTCCTGTGGGCTGACCGCGGCACCGCTGGCGGCATCGAGACCATTGTTTCGGCCGGCAGCAACCAGTTCCTCGCGCGCAGCCGTGGCGGCGTGGTGTTTCAGGATGTCATCGCCGGGGAAACCGACACCCGCCGCCCGCGCGGCTATTTCAACGCGGTCGCCGGGGACTCGGGCATCGCCCAGCCGGCGTCGCCGTCGGCCAATACCGTGGCCAGCTTCGAGAGCGATACCGATGCCTTCATCCGCGTGCTGACCCCGGATGCCGAGGAGCGCGGCATCGCTTTCGGCGAACCGGGCGGCGGGCTGTCGGACGGCGCCATCGTCTACTCGCCGGCCAACACCCTGCAGTTCCGCACCAACGGCAATGTCACGCGCATGACCCTGGGCGCGGACGGCACGCTGACCCTGAACACCCTGGGCGCCGCCGGGTCCACGGCGGTCTGCCGCAACGCTTCCAGCCAGTTGTCCACCTGCTCGTCCAGCGCTCGCTACAAACGCGACATCCAGGACCTGCCGCTGGGCCTGGATGCCGTGCTGCGCCTGCGCCCGGTCAGCTATGTGTGGAAGGAAGGCGGGATGGCCGATGTGGGTTTTGTCGCCGAAGAGGTGGCGCGCATCGACGAACGCCTGGTGACACGCAACGCGCAGGGACAAGTCGAGGGCGTCAAGTACGAACGCCTGAGCGCATTGCTCGCGGGCGCGGCGCAGCAACTCGCCGCGCAGGCCTCGCTGCAGCAGCAGGCCATCGAACGACTGGAGGGCGACTCGCACGCGCTGCGCGAGGAACTGCGTGCGTTGCGTGCCGACCTGGAGGCACTGCGCCATGGCCGCCACTGA